A stretch of Longimicrobium sp. DNA encodes these proteins:
- a CDS encoding multicopper oxidase domain-containing protein → MPRAAAWARAGGLAALASALAAGGLGAQTCARTIRAEVVAIDQAIWYNRLGAHDPTAMIYALKRDVVPASGTVLSAGNAKLRPGKRPRPLTLRANEGDCLQIVFTNLLSSTALSNQPGTRAASVHVMGMQNVTGIADDGSNVGANASSLVEPGATRTYTLYAEKEGTYLMYSAAQTTGGDGDGGTLFKGLFGALNVEPRGAEWYRSQVTAEDMALATRKDGAGNPVRTAQGHPVINYDAVYPTGHALAGRPILKMLVNNEIVHGDLTAVITGPNKGNFPPGTFPPVVVERDRHRPFREYTIVFHDEVGLVQAFNNVFEDPKFDHTLHSGRDAFSINYGTGGIGAEVLANRFGVGPMKDCTECKYEEFFLTSWAVGDPAMVVDVPADADANGDGIPDRGAKATKALFPDDPSNVYHSYMNDHVKFRNLHAGPKEHHIFHLHAHQWLHSPNSDNSTYLDSQAIGPGGGYTYEITYDGGSNRNKTPADAIFHCHFYPHFAMGMWGMWRNHDVFEAGTQLGTDGRPVAGARALPDGEIAAGTPIPALVPLPTYALAPMPTATMPGYPFYIPGIAGHRPPKPPLDTRVDGGLNRHVVRSGTAHAPPLNRLDFSKENVTMVADSLPENGTPREQAAMAFHARRSQPTFRFDPNTGAVVADTFLTNGRPPVAGAPFADPCIDDFGRPTGTPRLYKAAGFQVDAKYNKAGWHFPQHRMFSLWQDVDSVIRGVRPPEPMFIRANTGDCIEYRLVNLIPKDYELDDFQVKTPTDVIGQHIHLVKFDVTSSDGAANGFNYEDGSMSPGEVVERIHAIRRQNGCSGLDSGDPRDGSFACPVAEAHPFFGAGPNGTWIGAQETVQRWYVDNVLNQQGKDRTLRTVFTHDHFGPSTHQQTGLYAGLVTEPAGSRWRDPETGTFFGSRDDGGPTSWRADILTAAADSSYREFNLQIADFTLAYRAGSNNALRPFTDPATGHTVLGIADPANAVNPAGKFEDALPNLLMPPVRKGHCPSENESVAATLTPPCPELLSADDPGTMAVNYRNEPLALRVRNPSSNTQATGDAGDLSLGFSSVVTRDDPAFNVQPGFYRPLTNGVAGGDPFTPLLRAYEDDRVQVRVLVGAHEEGHNFSVSGVEWLFEPSDSASGYRNSQMMGISEHYEFVLPPLPSNTNGNAADYLYQGGSATDDLWNGMWGILRAYRSTQNDLLALPNNTDGSTALTQSTTTYDGTLASESSTTSSTAVMEEPCCTTGEPVYTTTDTGDSADDPIVGGDGTGSGTTTVEEPTYTDTCTSDGTTTTADGTTSTDAYAISDPCLQAQSAAGQGPGFGGGNGFKGVCPTGSPLRQFDVSAVAASVALPNGRLVYNSRTTNGGPLNDPSAIMYVYTVDLNTNGTLKSTAPVEPLVLRANAGDCIEVVLRNKLPATLQDPDGFNTLPMIVDQFNANHVDPSRRVGLHPQLVAMDVTRSDGSRVGFNPQTVVDPGKRITYQWFAGEVSLQGGVITSKPVEYGAINLIPSDRIKHPNKGAIAALVVEPQGATWTTDAGTRASATVTKADGVTFREFVALFQNDVNLRFGSAFAGFAAGGPVPNLADAEDAEDSGQKGFNYRTEPLWFRMGFAPNTPLETTRGFNFRNALSNVQVGGNPQTPVFTATAGQSVRFRVLHPGGHARNHVFQLHGHAWEEEPYLRGSTVLGHNPLSEIKGSQIGHGPTNHFDALLKGGAGGRFRITGDYLFRDQSSFHFDGGMWGLLRVTAGTGNNGADADNTGGTTSSTNTTPLTCTTDKKGNTVCS, encoded by the coding sequence GTGCCCCGCGCAGCCGCGTGGGCCCGGGCGGGCGGCCTCGCCGCACTGGCGTCGGCGCTGGCCGCGGGCGGTCTCGGCGCGCAGACGTGCGCGCGGACGATCCGGGCGGAGGTCGTGGCGATCGACCAGGCGATCTGGTACAACCGCCTGGGCGCGCACGACCCCACCGCCATGATCTACGCCCTTAAGCGCGACGTGGTGCCCGCCAGCGGCACCGTGCTCTCCGCCGGCAACGCCAAGCTGCGCCCGGGCAAGCGGCCCCGTCCGCTGACGCTCCGGGCCAACGAGGGCGACTGCCTGCAGATCGTCTTCACCAACCTCCTCTCCAGCACGGCCCTCAGCAACCAGCCGGGGACGCGCGCCGCCAGCGTGCACGTGATGGGGATGCAGAACGTCACCGGCATCGCCGACGACGGCAGCAACGTGGGCGCCAACGCCAGCAGCCTGGTGGAGCCGGGCGCCACGCGCACCTACACGCTGTACGCCGAGAAGGAAGGCACCTACCTGATGTACAGCGCCGCCCAGACCACGGGCGGCGACGGCGACGGCGGCACCCTCTTCAAGGGCCTCTTCGGGGCCCTGAACGTGGAGCCCAGGGGCGCCGAGTGGTACCGCAGCCAGGTGACCGCCGAGGACATGGCGCTCGCCACGCGGAAGGACGGCGCCGGCAACCCGGTGCGCACCGCGCAGGGGCACCCGGTGATCAACTACGACGCCGTCTACCCCACGGGGCACGCGCTCGCCGGCCGGCCGATCCTGAAGATGCTCGTCAACAACGAGATCGTGCACGGCGACCTGACCGCGGTGATCACCGGCCCCAACAAGGGGAACTTCCCCCCGGGGACCTTCCCCCCCGTGGTGGTGGAGCGCGACCGGCACCGGCCGTTCCGCGAGTACACCATCGTCTTCCACGACGAGGTGGGGCTCGTGCAGGCGTTCAACAACGTCTTCGAGGACCCCAAGTTCGACCACACCCTGCACTCCGGGCGCGACGCCTTCTCCATCAACTACGGCACCGGCGGCATCGGCGCCGAGGTGCTGGCCAACCGCTTCGGCGTGGGGCCGATGAAGGACTGCACCGAGTGCAAGTACGAGGAGTTCTTCCTCACCAGCTGGGCGGTCGGCGACCCGGCGATGGTCGTCGACGTGCCGGCCGACGCCGACGCCAACGGCGACGGGATCCCCGACCGGGGCGCCAAGGCCACCAAGGCGCTCTTCCCCGACGACCCGTCGAACGTGTACCACAGCTACATGAACGACCACGTGAAGTTCAGGAACCTTCACGCGGGGCCCAAGGAGCACCACATCTTCCACCTGCACGCCCACCAGTGGCTGCACTCGCCGAACTCCGACAACTCGACGTACCTGGACTCCCAGGCGATCGGGCCGGGCGGCGGCTACACCTACGAGATCACCTACGACGGCGGGAGCAACCGGAACAAGACGCCGGCCGACGCCATCTTCCACTGCCACTTCTACCCGCACTTCGCCATGGGCATGTGGGGGATGTGGCGCAACCACGACGTCTTCGAGGCGGGCACCCAGCTGGGCACCGACGGCCGCCCCGTGGCGGGCGCGCGCGCGCTGCCGGACGGCGAGATCGCGGCCGGCACGCCGATCCCGGCGCTGGTGCCGCTGCCGACCTACGCGCTGGCCCCGATGCCGACGGCGACCATGCCGGGCTACCCGTTCTACATCCCGGGCATCGCCGGGCACCGGCCGCCCAAGCCGCCGCTCGACACGCGCGTGGACGGCGGGCTCAACCGCCACGTGGTGCGCAGCGGCACGGCCCACGCCCCGCCGCTCAACCGGCTGGACTTCAGCAAGGAGAACGTGACCATGGTCGCGGACTCGCTGCCGGAGAACGGCACCCCGCGCGAGCAGGCGGCCATGGCGTTCCACGCCCGCCGCTCGCAGCCCACCTTCCGCTTCGACCCGAACACGGGCGCGGTGGTGGCCGACACCTTCCTCACCAACGGCCGCCCCCCCGTGGCGGGCGCGCCGTTCGCCGACCCCTGCATCGACGACTTCGGGCGGCCCACGGGGACGCCGCGCCTGTACAAGGCGGCCGGCTTCCAGGTCGACGCCAAGTACAACAAGGCGGGGTGGCACTTCCCGCAGCACCGCATGTTCTCGCTCTGGCAGGACGTCGACTCGGTGATCCGCGGCGTGCGCCCGCCCGAGCCGATGTTCATCCGGGCCAACACCGGTGACTGCATCGAGTACCGGCTGGTGAACCTGATCCCCAAGGACTACGAGCTGGACGACTTCCAGGTGAAGACGCCCACCGACGTCATCGGGCAGCACATCCACCTGGTGAAGTTCGACGTGACCAGCTCCGACGGCGCGGCGAACGGCTTCAACTACGAGGACGGCTCCATGTCGCCGGGCGAGGTGGTGGAGCGCATCCACGCCATCCGCCGCCAGAACGGCTGCAGCGGGCTGGACTCGGGCGACCCGCGCGACGGCAGCTTCGCCTGCCCCGTGGCCGAGGCGCACCCCTTCTTCGGGGCGGGCCCCAACGGCACCTGGATCGGCGCGCAGGAGACGGTGCAGCGCTGGTACGTCGACAACGTGCTGAACCAGCAGGGGAAGGACCGCACGCTGCGCACGGTGTTCACGCACGACCACTTCGGACCCTCCACCCACCAGCAGACCGGCCTGTACGCCGGCCTGGTGACCGAGCCCGCGGGCTCGCGCTGGCGCGACCCGGAGACGGGCACCTTCTTCGGCAGCCGCGACGACGGCGGGCCCACCAGCTGGCGGGCCGACATCCTCACGGCCGCCGCCGACTCGAGCTACCGCGAGTTCAACCTGCAGATCGCCGACTTCACCCTGGCCTACCGGGCGGGGTCGAACAACGCCCTGCGCCCCTTCACCGACCCGGCCACCGGCCACACGGTGCTGGGGATCGCCGACCCGGCCAACGCCGTCAACCCGGCCGGCAAGTTCGAGGACGCGCTCCCGAACCTGCTGATGCCGCCCGTCCGCAAGGGGCACTGCCCCAGCGAGAACGAGAGCGTGGCCGCCACCCTCACCCCGCCGTGCCCGGAGCTGCTCTCCGCGGACGACCCCGGCACCATGGCGGTGAACTACCGCAACGAGCCGCTGGCGCTCAGGGTGCGCAACCCGAGCTCCAACACGCAGGCCACGGGCGACGCGGGCGACCTCTCGCTCGGCTTCTCGTCGGTGGTCACGCGCGACGACCCGGCGTTCAACGTGCAGCCCGGCTTCTACCGTCCGCTCACCAACGGCGTGGCGGGGGGCGACCCCTTCACCCCGCTGCTGCGGGCGTACGAGGACGACCGGGTGCAGGTGCGCGTGCTGGTGGGCGCGCACGAGGAAGGGCACAACTTCAGCGTGAGCGGCGTCGAGTGGCTGTTCGAGCCCTCCGACAGCGCGTCGGGGTACCGCAACAGCCAGATGATGGGGATCAGCGAGCACTACGAGTTCGTGCTCCCGCCGCTTCCCAGCAACACCAACGGCAACGCGGCCGACTACCTGTACCAGGGCGGCTCGGCCACCGACGACCTGTGGAACGGCATGTGGGGGATCCTGCGCGCCTACCGCAGCACGCAGAACGACCTGCTGGCGCTGCCGAACAACACCGACGGCTCCACCGCGCTCACCCAGTCGACGACCACGTACGACGGCACGCTCGCCAGCGAGTCGAGCACCACCTCGTCGACCGCGGTGATGGAGGAGCCGTGCTGCACCACCGGCGAGCCGGTCTACACCACCACCGACACCGGTGACAGCGCCGACGACCCGATCGTGGGCGGCGACGGCACCGGGAGCGGCACCACCACCGTCGAGGAGCCGACCTACACCGACACCTGCACCTCCGACGGCACCACGACGACGGCCGACGGGACGACGTCGACGGACGCGTACGCGATCTCGGACCCGTGCCTCCAGGCGCAGTCGGCGGCGGGGCAGGGCCCCGGCTTCGGCGGGGGCAACGGGTTCAAGGGGGTCTGCCCCACGGGCTCGCCGCTGCGGCAGTTCGACGTGAGCGCGGTGGCGGCCAGCGTGGCGCTGCCGAACGGGCGGCTGGTCTACAACAGCCGCACCACCAACGGCGGGCCGCTCAACGACCCGTCGGCGATCATGTACGTGTACACGGTCGACCTGAACACGAACGGGACGCTGAAGTCCACGGCGCCGGTGGAACCGCTGGTCCTCAGGGCCAACGCCGGCGACTGCATCGAGGTGGTGCTGCGCAACAAGCTGCCCGCCACGCTGCAGGACCCGGACGGGTTCAACACCCTGCCGATGATCGTGGACCAGTTCAACGCCAACCACGTCGACCCGTCGCGGCGCGTGGGGCTGCACCCGCAGTTGGTGGCCATGGACGTCACCAGGAGCGACGGCAGCCGGGTGGGCTTCAACCCGCAGACGGTGGTGGACCCGGGCAAGCGCATCACCTACCAGTGGTTCGCGGGCGAGGTGTCGCTGCAGGGCGGCGTCATCACCAGCAAGCCGGTGGAGTACGGGGCGATCAACCTGATCCCCTCGGACCGCATCAAGCACCCCAACAAGGGCGCCATCGCGGCGCTGGTGGTGGAGCCGCAGGGCGCCACCTGGACCACCGACGCCGGCACCCGCGCCTCGGCCACCGTCACCAAGGCCGACGGCGTGACCTTCCGCGAGTTCGTGGCGCTGTTCCAGAACGACGTGAACCTGCGCTTCGGCAGCGCGTTCGCGGGCTTCGCGGCCGGCGGGCCGGTGCCGAACCTGGCCGACGCCGAGGACGCGGAAGACTCGGGGCAGAAGGGCTTCAACTACCGGACGGAGCCCCTGTGGTTCCGGATGGGCTTCGCCCCGAACACGCCGCTGGAGACCACGCGCGGCTTCAACTTCCGCAACGCGCTCAGCAACGTGCAGGTGGGCGGCAACCCCCAGACGCCGGTGTTCACGGCGACCGCGGGGCAGTCGGTGCGCTTCCGGGTGCTGCACCCCGGCGGCCACGCCCGCAACCACGTGTTCCAGCTGCACGGGCACGCGTGGGAGGAAGAGCCGTACCTGCGCGGCTCGACGGTGCTGGGCCACAACCCGCTCTCGGAGATCAAGGGGTCGCAGATCGGCCACGGCCCCACCAACCACTTCGACGCGCTGCTGAAGGGCGGCGCGGGCGGCCGGTTCCGGATCACGGGCGACTACCTGTTCCGTGACCAGAGCTCGTTCCACTTCGACGGCGGCATGTGGGGGCTGCTGCGGGTGACGGCCGGCACGGGCAACAACGGCGCCGACGCCGACAACACCGGCGGCACGACGTCGAGCACCAACACCACTCCCCTGACCTGCACGACCGACAAGAAGGGCAACACGGTCTGCAGCTGA
- a CDS encoding S8 family serine peptidase, with the protein MTKIRALVLALGAGLAGCADQGAPLDPLAGTRASITAEDAGEGRYVVVFHAAQGSPKGFEERVAALGGRVEALLEPIGGAVVAGLDQAAAAGLAASDGVQSVGADRTFTLESRGREESEPEVEAELASDAAITSAAAPHTSLLYSWQWNMRAVGAEAAWRAGQLGSAQVTVAILDTGIDPSGPDLAGRVDLARSRSFVARDDSVMRVRFPTRPLVSDLEGHGTNVASQVASNGVVLAGVTSRTTLLAVRVCSVFAGACSDATTLQGILYAVQQGADVINLSLGGGFLKSECHGCRALYNRVLNYAHRKGVTVVVASGNTQSDLDHDGSFQANYCGLPNVLCVSATGPTADGGGAGPFPEPDAPASFSNFGRSVIDVAAPGGNAKTVRVPSGDSTVAVTTRSFVYSLCSRTKLVYNPATGALLPHNCSSRPTAVFLAGYQGTSQAAPHVAGLVALLVARHGRDPGLVRDVILGSVDDLGEPGTDPFYGKGRINIPRALGL; encoded by the coding sequence ATGACCAAGATCAGGGCGCTCGTGCTCGCGCTCGGCGCCGGCCTCGCCGGGTGCGCCGACCAGGGCGCGCCGCTGGACCCCCTCGCCGGCACGCGGGCCTCCATCACCGCGGAAGACGCCGGCGAGGGACGCTACGTGGTGGTGTTCCACGCCGCGCAGGGCTCGCCGAAGGGCTTCGAGGAGCGCGTGGCGGCGCTCGGCGGGCGCGTGGAGGCGCTGCTGGAGCCGATCGGCGGCGCCGTGGTGGCCGGGCTCGACCAGGCCGCCGCCGCCGGGCTGGCCGCCTCCGACGGCGTGCAGTCGGTGGGCGCCGACCGCACCTTCACGCTGGAGTCGCGCGGGCGCGAGGAGAGCGAGCCCGAGGTCGAGGCCGAGCTCGCCTCCGACGCGGCGATCACGAGCGCCGCGGCGCCGCACACCTCGCTGCTGTACTCCTGGCAGTGGAACATGCGCGCGGTCGGCGCCGAGGCCGCGTGGCGCGCCGGGCAGCTGGGCTCGGCGCAGGTGACGGTGGCCATCCTCGACACCGGCATCGACCCCTCGGGGCCCGACCTGGCGGGGCGCGTGGACCTGGCCCGCTCGCGCTCGTTCGTGGCCCGGGACGACTCGGTGATGCGCGTGCGCTTCCCCACCCGGCCGCTGGTGTCGGACCTGGAGGGGCACGGCACCAACGTGGCCAGCCAGGTGGCCAGCAACGGCGTGGTGCTGGCCGGCGTCACCTCGCGCACCACCCTGCTGGCGGTGCGCGTGTGCAGCGTGTTCGCCGGCGCGTGCAGCGACGCCACCACCCTGCAGGGGATCCTGTACGCCGTGCAGCAGGGCGCCGACGTGATCAACCTGAGCCTGGGCGGCGGCTTCCTGAAGAGCGAGTGCCACGGGTGCCGGGCGCTGTACAACCGCGTGCTGAACTACGCCCACCGCAAGGGCGTCACCGTGGTGGTGGCGTCCGGCAACACGCAGTCGGACCTGGACCACGACGGGAGCTTCCAGGCCAACTACTGCGGCCTCCCCAACGTGCTCTGCGTCTCGGCCACCGGCCCCACCGCCGACGGCGGCGGCGCGGGTCCGTTCCCCGAGCCCGACGCGCCGGCCTCGTTCAGCAACTTCGGGCGCTCGGTGATCGACGTGGCCGCGCCGGGCGGCAACGCGAAAACCGTCCGGGTGCCGAGCGGCGACTCCACCGTGGCCGTGACCACGCGGTCGTTCGTGTACTCGCTCTGCTCGCGCACCAAGCTGGTGTACAACCCCGCCACGGGGGCGCTGCTGCCGCACAACTGCAGCTCGCGCCCGACGGCGGTCTTCCTCGCGGGGTACCAGGGCACCAGCCAGGCGGCGCCGCACGTGGCGGGGCTCGTGGCGCTGCTGGTGGCGAGGCACGGCCGCGACCCGGGCCTCGTCCGCGACGTGATCCTGGGCAGCGTCGACGACCTGGGCGAGCCCGGCACCGACCCCTTCTACGGCAAGGGCCGCATCAACATCCCCCGCGCGCTCGGGCTGTAG